The sequence below is a genomic window from Nitrospirota bacterium.
CTTTTCCTTGATTAAACGCTTTTACCTGACTGAAAAAGGGGCGGCCCGATATATTTGATATATTCATAGAGTCCGGAGGGGTTAAATTACCTTCATAAACATAATTTATTACCCTTCCGCTCATGTCTGCAAATCCTGCTGATTCTATCAGCCCTGGAGAAAGCAATGCAAGACGGAGGAGTGAATTTTCCTGGTCCTTTTTATAAAGGCCTGCCTCTTCCGGTTCTTCAAAATAACGGCTGAATGAGGCATTGTGAGAGGTTAACAACAGATTGTCATTGGACTCAACAAAGAGTATGACGATATTTCTCATGCCATTGTTTACGTCTAATTCCTGCTCTTTCAGGGAAACGTTTATCAATGCATCGCGGCTGTTTGAATACATATATAAACTGCCGATTACAAGCGGGATCACCCCGATTATTGAAAATAGAAAGAAAAGTTTTGTATAAATGCTTCTTATAGGGAAGAGATTTTTAAATAGTTGAATCATAACGGCCCTTTTGTGACGAACATATTATACTAACACACTTGAAATAAAAATATAAGCCGGCCTTGACACTTACACTATATAGATGTTAATATTTCCCCACTTTGGAATTGACTATGATTAAAAATATTAAGCGATATGGAATTCATGAATGCAGGGAATGAAGGGATTGCAGGATAACAGTAAAGAAATATTAGCAGCAAGGGTAAACGGCCGCCTTGTGGATTTGAAAAGCCGCCAGTGTGAAGAACCAGATGTAGAAGAAGGCATAGAATGGGTTAATGTCTCATCTCCGGAAGGTCTTGAAATTCTCAGGCACAGCACAAGTCACCTTATGGCACAGGCAGTGAAAGAACTCTATCCTGACGTTAAAATAACGATTGGGCCTGCTATTGAAGAAGGTTTCTATTATGATTTTGACAAAGAAAGGCCTTTCACCAATGAAGAACTGCTTAAAATAGAAGAGAGAATGACTGCTATTGTAAAAAGGGATACCCCTGTTGAACGCATGGAACTGTCACGTGAAGATGCAGTAAAAATGTTTGACGGTATGAAGGAAAACTATAAGGTGGAGATTATAAAAGACCTGCCGGAAGGAACAGTTTCTCTCTATCGCCAGGGGGATTTTATAGACCTTTGCAGAGGTCCGCATATTCCTTCAACCGGATATGTAAGGTCATTTAAACTGCTTAATACCGCAGGTGCATACTGGCGCGGGGATGAAAAGAACAGGATGCTTCAGAGGATATATGGGACTGCATTTCCGACACAGGAGGCACTTGATAATTATCTGAATAAGCTGGAAGAGATAAAAAAGAGGGACCATAGGAAACTCGGCAGGGAATTAGATCTGTTCAGTATACAGGATGAGATTGGTGCAGGGTTAATACTATGGCATCCAAAGGGTGCTTTAATTAGGAAGACGATTGAAGACTTCTGGAAGGATGAACATCTCAGCAATGGGTATCAATTGCTGTACACACCGCATGTTGCTAAACTTGACCTCTGGAACACAAGCGGTCACACGGATTTCTACCGTGCAAATATGTATGCACCTATTGATATAGAAGGGCAGGAGTTTCAGTTGAAACCGATGAATTGCCCTTTTCATATAACGATATATAAGACTAAGATGCGCAGTTACCGTGACCTCCCTATAAGATGGGCTGAGCTTGGGACTGTTTACAGATATGAGAGGTCAGGTGTTCTGCATGGCCTGCTGAGGGTCAGGGGCTTTACGCAGGATGATGCACACATTTTTTGCCGTCCTGATCAATTAGAGAAGGAGATTGCATCAATACTTGATTTCACGGTCTATATCCTTGGTGCTTACGGTTTTACCAATTACGATATATATCTTTCAACAAGGCCGGAGAAATATGTAGGCTCACTTGAAAACTGGGACAAGGCAACAACGGCTTTGAGCAATGCCTTAAAGGCAAAAGGGCTTGAGTTTCAGGTTGATCCGGGGGAAGGTGTTTTTTACGGGCCTAAGATAGACATTAAGATAAAGGATGTGCTGGATCGTGCATGGCAGTGTTCTACTATCCAGGTTGACTTTAATCTGCCTGAGAGGTTTGCCCTTTCCTACACAGGAGAGGATGGATTGCAGTATCAGCCTATTATGCTCCACAGGGCGCTGATGGGTTCTTTGGAGAGATTCTTCGGTATCTTAGTAGAACACTATGCAGGTGCATTTCCGGTATGGATAGCCCCGGTGCAGGTAAAGATACTACCGATAACGGATAAACAAAATGTATATGCAGAAGAGCTGATAAGCCTTCTAAAGAAGGAGAATATAAGGGCTGAGATTGATTCAAGGAATGAAAAGATCGGTTTCAAGATTCGTGAGGCACAGATGGAAAAGATACCATACATGCTTATAGCCGGAAACAGGGAGGCAGAGGCAGGGACGGTTTCCCTAAGACACAGACGGGATGGGGACAAAGGGGCACTGACCATTACAACAGCAATAGAAATGATAAAGAAAGATATAGCCGATAGGGTTTAACAAACAGTAGCCATGCGTGGCACAGCAAGAATGTCAGAAATGGTTTTAGAACATAAAAACATTTATGGCATTCGTAGAGGGGGTGATAGGTCATCGCTGAACCAAAAGTAAGAGTAAACAGAGAGATTAGGGTTAAAGAGGTTCGGGTAATAGGTCCTGAGGGTGAACAGATAGGTATACTTCCTACATATCAGGCCATAAAAAAGGCAGAGGAGTATGGACTTGACCTTGTGGAGGTCTCACCAACAGCAAAACCGCCTGTTTGCCGTGTAATGGACTTTGGAAAATATAAATATGAGCAGGCCAAGAAACAACATTCTGCGAGGGTGCATCAACGCAGTATGCAGTTAAAAGAGGTTAAACTAAGGCCTTATACAGATAAGCATGATTTAGAGATTAAAATCCGGAATGTAAGGAGATTTTTAGAAGATAAAAACAAGGCAAAGGTAACTCTTTCATTCAGGGGCAGGGAGAAGGCGCACACAGAGATTGGGAGACCAATCATGGAGGCATTCTGGGAAGGTGTGAAAGATATCGGGATGATTGATTCCCCTGTTAAGATGGAAGGGGATAACATGATTATGATAGTATCCCCCAAGGCTGAAATAGTGAAGGCTAAAAAGCCTCAGAGTGCGGCAGGGTCATCTGATGTAAAGACTGAAGCAAAGGCATCTGGAGCAGAAAATATAAATTTAGAAGGGAGAGAGAATGAGCAAGACAAAACTTAAAACTCACAGGGGCGCTGCAAAACGTTTTAAAGTTACAGGAACTGGTAAGATAGTAAGACGCAAGGCTTCAGGAAGCCATCTGCTGACACATAAAAGCTCGGCCAGGAAAAGGGTCTTAAAACAGGCAGTGATTGTTGATAAGGCGAATGAAGATAATATGAAAAAGCTGTTACCTTATGGATAAAATAGTAAGCAGGTAGCAGGTAGCAGTAAGCAGGAGAAAGAAGTAACCCCACCCTCACCTTAATCCTCTCCCTGAGGGAGAGGAAATTCCCTCCCCTTCAAGGGGAGGGTTAGGGTGGGGATGGGGTTATTTTCGGATAAACAAGATTCATTTTTAAATAAAGGAGGATTTTTCATGCCACGCGCTAAAGGTGGACCAAAAACAAGAAGACGCAGAAAGAAGGTATTAAAACTTGCAAAAGGATTCTGGGGCGGGAAACACAGACTTTACAGAACTGCCACAGAGACTGTAGACAAAGGGCTTTGTTATGCTTACCGGGACAGGAGACAGAAAAAGAGGAGTTTCAGGGCCCTCTGGATCGTCAGGATAAATGCAGCAATAAGAGAGCATGGGCTGTCCTACAGCAAGTTTATAGCAGGGCTTAAAAAGGCCGGTATTACATTGGACAGAAAGGTGCTTGCAGACCTCGCGGTAAATGACCCTGCCGGATTTGCAAAGGTCGTTCATACAGTTGTAGGGGTTGCTGCCTGAGGTTCATAGAGAAATCCTCTCCGGCGGGGTAAGAAAACCCCGCCTATCCATTTCTATGAGGATAGATGGGACATTCTTGTCCCACTCTTTTTCGAGCTATGTGAACCTTGGTTCATGTGCGTTCGTCTGTGCGGAAATGCTGTATTCAGGTTTACTCATGACGCAGTGCCTCAATAATCTCCTGGTTTGCTGCCCTGTATGCAGGGTAAACACCGAAAAATATACCAACACAGGCAGAAAATAGCGTGGCAAGTGCTATATTCCAAAACTCCATAACAGGGGTCATCTGGGGTACAAATTTTGAAAGAATGAAACCGCCTGCATAGGCTAATAAGATTCCAATAGTGCCTCCAATCAGGCTGAGCACCATAGATTCAATCAGAAATTGCAGTAAGATGTCCTTCTTCGTTGCCCCAACAGCCTTTCTTATTCCAACCTCATGGGTCCTCTCCCTTACAGAGACAAGCATAATATTCATAATGCCTATACCGCCGACCACCAAAGAAATTGCCGCTATTCCTGCAAGTACTGCCGAGAGTGTCTTTAGGATTGAGGTCAGGCTTGAAAGAAGGGAACTCTGGGTAAGGATAGTAAAATCTTCTTTATTGTTATGCCGTTTCTTTAAGATTGATGCTATCTGATTCTTTGCCTCGTCTACCATTACGGCACTTCTGGCTTTAGCCCTTAATCCGAACAGTCTGTCTGTATTAAATACCCTTTCTGCTGAAGTGACCGGTATGTAAACGATGTCATCCATATCATCGGTTCCCATGAATGCACCTTTCCTCTCCATGATACCTATAACCCTGAATCCTGACCCCCCGATTTTTACAATCTCTCCGAGAGGATTCTTACTCCCGAAAAGCTCGCTTTTTATAGTGTGTCCAATGGTACAGACCCTTCTGGATGCATCTACATCATCTTTCGTAATAAATCCGCCGGAATCCACATTTAAATTGATTACTTTTATGAATGCCTCATCTGTCCCGATGACCATTACACTTCTTTCCCTTTCAATATAACGAACATCGGCTGTACCGACAATTACTGCGGATGTTTCCTCTAAAGCATAAGCATTTTTCCTGACAGCAGCGGCATCATCCATGCTCATCTTTTGTACCCCTTCCATGCCGGGATGCCCTATACCCTTAGTCTCTGTTTTACCCGGGCTGACGATGATGAGATTAGTGCCTATTCCCATAAATTGCCCTACAAGGTATTCTCTGAAACCTGCTGTCATGGAGACAAGGAGGATAACTGACCCGACCCCGATTATAATGCCGAGCATAGTCAGAAATGAACGGAGGCTGTTTTCAAGTATTGACGCAAAGGCTACTCTAAGGAATTCTATAAATTTCATGTGAAAATCAACCCCATTCCCACCCCTCCCCTTGAAGGGGAGGGAATATACTCAGTCCCCTCTCCCTCAGGGAGAGGGTTAGGGTGAGGGTGGGGTTTTCATTGCCCCTTTGTGAGCGCTCAGCTCATGCACGTTTCTTGCTTCTGACTTCTTACCTCTTGCTTCTGCTTCCTCAAAAGGATACATCTTCTTCAATCATGCCGTCACGAATAAAAATCCTGCGTCTTGCCTCATTGGCAATCTCAGGATTGTGGGTGACCATTATAAGGGTAACACCTTCATCACTGTTAAGCCTCTTAAAGAGGTTTAGTATTTCCATCCCGTTCTTTGTGTCGAGATTACCTGTAGGTTCATCAGCTAGGACTATTGAGGGGTTATTTATTAATGCCCTTGCTATGGCTACACGCTGACATTCCCCGCCTGACAACTCGTTTGGATGGTGATGCCAGCGTCCTTCAAGGCCCATCTTCTGCAGCATGGATAATCCCCTTTCCCTTCGATCTTTTTTGTTTATGCCGGAATAAAGTAAGGGGAGTTGTACGTTTTCGAGTGCAGTCTGACTGGGGAGAAGGTTAAACATCTGGAATACAAAACCTATCTTCTTATTCCTTATGTGGGCAAGCTCTTCATCTGAAAAATTTGAGACATCAATATCATCTAACAGGTATGTGCCCTCTGTCGGACGGTCAATACATCCTATTATATTCATTAGCGTGGACTTACCTGAGCCGGATGGTCCTATAATAGCCATAAATTCTTTGCCGGATACATTAAGGTTTATTTTGCTTAATGCCTCTACCTTAACAGGGCCTGATCCATAAACCTTTTTTACATCCTTAATCTGTATCATTGAGTTTCTTTCTATCATTTACTATTCTCTATTCACTAATTCACTTCCCTTCCTCTATCATGACCTTCTTCCCATCCTCAATACCTTCCATATCTAAGGAAGTAATCACAGGCTCTCCTTCTTTCAGGCCTTCAAGTATCTGGGTTGAGTCCCAATTTGATATGCCTGCCTTAATATCAATCTTCCGTACTATGTTCTTTCCTATACTGTAAACAAACTTCTTTGTCTCTTTTTCAACAATAGTATTTGTGGGAATTAATAATACGTCTGTTTGTGTATGAAGGATTATCTCTCCATCTACTGAGGCGCCGACCGGTAGATGGGCCTTATCATCTTTGTTTACTGCTATTTCCACGTCAACAGTGCGGTTTTGTTCAAGGGTCTTTGATACTACAGGAGATATGAAGATTACCTTTCCCCTGAATATCTTATCCGGTGCTGTATCACTAACTATCCGTGTCGTCTGCCCCAGCCTTATCTTTGTTGCATCAACCTCATCAAACGGGACTTTTACTTTTATGACTGAGTCATCAATAACCTCACAGAAAGGCTTTAATCCCTGTGCTGCGGATATATTCTGCTGAGAAGAGATAAGCCCCCCCTCCGTTCCTGCGTAAGATGGCAGCTCTCCAATGGTGGCATCTAAAAAGGAAATCCGGCCGTTAAATGGGGCGCGGATATTTGTCTTCTCAAGCTCTTCTTCAGTGAGTCTGATACTGAGTTTTGCCTCAGTGATAGCGTTCTTTGCTATGGCAAACGCCTTTTCAGCCGCAGAGAATTGACTTTTGACCTCATCAAATCTGGAGTCAGGGACAGCGCCCCCTTCATAAAGCTTCCGGGTTCTTTCATGGTTCTGTCGGGAAAGGTTAAACTGATCTTCCAATTCATGTAACCTTAATTCAGCAGTAGTGAGTGCAGCCTTCTGTAGTTCAAGTTTTATAGTAAGTTCAGCATCATCTAATTTAATGATTACGTCACCCTCTTTTACGCGGTCTCCTTCCTTAAAATTTACCTTTTTGATCTTTAGAGGTAGCAGGGCCTGCAGTTTTACCCTCCTGAGGGGTTCTACAGTGCCGCTTGAAACACCTGTAATCGTCTTTTCAATTGCCCCCTTCTTTACCCTCGTTATCTTTACTTTGATAATGCCTTGCTTAGAATAATAGAAGACTACAGCCGCTATTATTACTAAAAGGATAATTACGTATATACCCCGTCTTATATAAGTCTTCATCCGAAAATCCCTTCCGGCGGGGTAAGAAAACCCCGCCTATCCCTATCTACGAGGATAGGCGGGACATTCTTGTCCCACTGATTTTCATGTCCCTTTGTGAGTGCCTCGCTCATGACCGGTTCATAAGGTTCCCTGTAAATTCCTCCGGACATATATTACCTGTATGATATTACACCGTCAATTATATATTTGCTTGATAGATTTGATTGTACTTTCTATAATGCCATTATGTATTACATGCAAAGATACCTGGTGCTTGTGATAGCCCCTATAAGTATAATGATAAGTATACTGATTGCTTTATCAACTGCACATGCAGGTCAGGCAGTCATTGTAGACCGGATTGTAGCAACTGTTGACAGTGATGTTATAACTTACAGCGATTTAAAGATAGAGAGGACATTCAATATGACAAATGCACCGGAGAGGGAGGTACTGCAGGAGCTGATTGACAGAAGGCTGTTATTAATCGAAGCAAAGAAATTTAAGATTACAGAAACAGAAGAGGAATCGCAAAAGACACAACAAAGGTTTAATGAGATTAAAGATATATTGGGGAAAGAAAAGTTTTCAGAAAATTTAAAGGAATACAATCTTACAGAACCGGATATTATCAAAATGTTGAAGGAAAAGTATTTAGCAGAAAAGTTTGTGAGCTTCAGGATAAATTTCTTTGTTATTATTCCTGATAATTCCATAAAGGCATATTACACTGAGCATAAAAACGATTTTATGGATACGAAATTAGAATCTGTTTATGAAGAAATCAAGTCAAGGTTATTTCAGAGCGAATCCCGCAAAAGACTTCAGGAATACATGGTTCAGATCAGGAAAAAGGCAAAGATAACCATCAATAACTCAGTGAAACAATAATCATCAACTTATTATGATTCCGGCATATCCGACTACAGAATCATAATCGCCGGTTACATCCCCTGAGTTCATGTATTTCACGAGGTTCGCCTTTTTTGCCCCAAGATTCAGGGAGGCATAGAGCATAGAAACAGCAGGTGCAAATCCACACATGGTTATGTAGCGTTCTGTTATAACTTCATGAAGACCAAGCGGGTCAAGGGACAGGATTTCCTTAATTGCCATGCTGTCCTTTTCTTTTGCTGATGCGGCTGATTCGTAGTGTGTCATGTCAGAGCTTGCAATAATAAGGACATCTTTTCCGGCCTCCTTTATGGCCTCACTTATTGCGTTACCTATGTCTTTGCAAACTTCAAGGGTTGTACTCATCATCGTTATGGGTACAATCTTAAACTGGTGAATAAAATGCTGGAGAAAAGGAATCTGAACCTCAAGGCTATGTTCTCCAATATGTGCGCTATAATCTTCTGAGGCATATTTTGATTTAGATATAATGTTTTCTGCGAGTTTCTCGTCTATATCCACAACACCATTGGGCATCTCCCAGCTTCCTTCCGTAAATACGGATACAGACTTCCCCATACCGGTATGGTTTGGGCCGATTAATATAAATGTTTCAGGAAGGATAAGTCTTGAATAAACTGCACCGGCGGCTGAACCTGAGTAGATTAATCCTGCGTGAGGCGACAGAATGCCGATGGCCCTGGTCTTCTCAATATTATCGTCTACATACTTGTTTACCTGTTCTTTCAGTTTTTCAGGTGTCCCCTGATAAAAATAACCGGCAACAGCAGGCTTTCTTAACATGGTTATCACACTCCTTTCATTAGAAAAAAATACCGCTTCTCACCTCCCCCTTGAGGGGGGAGGCATGGTGGGGGTGAGCAAGGGGGTGGCTGCATTTCCCATAGCCCACCCTCCCCCTAACCCCCTCCCATCAAGGGAGGGGGGATAAAAGTTCTAACAATACAACGAACTTACACAACTTAGTACCTGTTTCCTTCTGCTTCCTGTCCTGAATACTGTGACCCCCTTACAGCCAAGGCGGTAGGCAGACAAGTATGCATCCTCGATGTCATTAACTGTAGCAGTATTCGGCAGGTTAATGGTCTTTGAGACTGCATTATCTGTAAATCTCTGAAAAATCGCCTGTATCTTAATATGCCGTGCAGGAGGTATGTCGAAGGCAGTTACAAAGAGGTCTCTAATATCCTGCGGGATGGAGGAGATGTGCTGTATAGACTCTGACTTAGAGATCTCTGATAATAATTCTTTATTATAAAATCCCTTACTCTTAGCCATCTTTTTAAAAACAGGGTTAATCTCAAAAAGTTTTACCTTATCCAGTACCTCTCTTACAAAACTTACTGCATATAACGGCTCTATACCGCTTGAACAGCCTGCAATTATGCTGATGGTTCCGGTTGGGGCTATGGTTGTTGTTGTTGCGTTTCTTTGAAGAGGGCCTCCGGCTTTATAATATATACTTTTATCAAAATTGGTAAAAGTCCCTCTTTCTTCAGCCAATCTTTTTGATTTTTCTTTTGAAACAGACTGCATAAAACTCATAATGTCCCCTGCAATCTTTAGTGCATCTTCAGAGTTGTATGGGATACCCATCATAATTAGCATATCTGCAAATCCCATTATCCCAAGCCCTATTCGCCTGTTGGCCTTTGTGGCAGTTTCAATCAAAGGTATTGGATAATGGTTTATGTCTATTACGTTATCTAAAAAGTGTACGGCATTAGTTATTGTCTTTTCGAGCTTGTCAAAGTCTATCTTGTTCTGCCTTCTTTCTCTAATCAGCATCTTTGTGAGGTTAATGGATCCAAGGTTACACGCCTCGTAAGGATGAAGGGGTTGTTCACCGCATGGATTAGTGGCTTCAATATCTCCAAACTGTTTTGTAGGATTCAGGCGATTGATGCGATCAATAAACAGGACACCGGGGTCACCGGTATTCCATGCCCCCATTGCAATGTGTCTTAAAATATCTCTTGCCATGAGGCGTGTTACTGTCTTACCGGTCCTCGGATTAATCAAAGAGAATTGCTTATCCATCTCAACTGCCTTCATAAATTTATCAGTAATGGCCACAGAGATATTGAAATTTGTAAGCTCTGAAGGGGTTTCTTTTGAGTGTATAAAATCCAATATATCCGGATGGTCAATCCTGAGTACACCCATGTTAGCCCCGCGGCGGGTGCCGCCTTGCTTTATAACCTCAGTGCCGGTATTAAAAACCTTCATGAAAGAGACAGGCCCGCTTGCAACTCCACCGGTAGAAGAGACAACATCATCCTTTGGGCGGAGTCTGCTGAAAGAAAAACCTGTCCCGCCTCCTGTCTGGTGAATGATCGCAGTAATCTTCACAGCTTCAAAGATGGATTCGAGCGAATCCTCTACAGGGATTACAAAACATGCGGCAAGTTGACCTGACCTCTTACCTGCATTCATAAGGGTAGGAGAATTCGGCAGGAATTCAAGGTTTGCCATCATATTATAAAATACCTTTTCAGTTTTATGAACCGGGTATTTCGGATTGTATATTTTATCAGCCGCAGCAATATGTCCGGCCACGCGGCGGAACATTCCATCCGGGGTTTCTACTATTTTACATTGAAGATTTTTCCTTAGATAACGCCTTTTCAGGATGGTTAAAGCATTTTTGGAAAGCTTTGAGACCATAAACCTCATACTAACACATTAATATGTATGAAGGAAATATTTAGTCATGTAATAAGCAAAATAATTCTGAATATCGGAAATATTCAAGTTGAAGAGTTAAATGTTTATAGAAGGTGCTACTATATATATTAAGAAGAATTACAATAGGTGTAAAGACTATAACTATATTAGATGGTTTTTTCCGGCTCCGTTCGATTCCAATATGTGGTTAAGGCTGTGGTTCAATCTGTGGTTTCTTGATGATAGAAGATACTCAGTTCGATCACGTTCAAGGGTTATCTTATTTTCCCGTACGAGTTTATCAATGGCAAGGAAAATTAAATTATAGGAGTCATCAAGACTGCCTTCCAACTCTGTAAAACTTATAATCCCTTTCTGTTTTACAATCGTTAGAATCTTGTCTGATGTGTTAATTACCTTAGACTCCATTAGACACCTCCTTTTAGAGATCTAATTCATATAGATCGCATAAGTTAATTATTGTTTAATCGAATAGTCCCGAACCACCCCCTTAATCAGAAATTTTTATACCTAAAAGTAGCACTGCGTTAAAGTGATGTCAATTTTTTATTTTTTTTATTTTTTATAATCGCATGGATATATTTTGCCTCCATATTTTTGCATATTCTTGATTAATTTGAATTCTAAGGTTCAATAGGCTATTATAGCCTATTATGAAATTTAATGATGGTGACAGGGTTCATTTTATAGACAAGAAAGGGAGACAATATCCGCTTACATTATGTAAGGGTAAGGTCTTCCAGTTCAGCGGGGATAAGATACTGCATGATGATATTATTGGAAAGG
It includes:
- the thrS gene encoding threonine--tRNA ligase; translated protein: MKGLQDNSKEILAARVNGRLVDLKSRQCEEPDVEEGIEWVNVSSPEGLEILRHSTSHLMAQAVKELYPDVKITIGPAIEEGFYYDFDKERPFTNEELLKIEERMTAIVKRDTPVERMELSREDAVKMFDGMKENYKVEIIKDLPEGTVSLYRQGDFIDLCRGPHIPSTGYVRSFKLLNTAGAYWRGDEKNRMLQRIYGTAFPTQEALDNYLNKLEEIKKRDHRKLGRELDLFSIQDEIGAGLILWHPKGALIRKTIEDFWKDEHLSNGYQLLYTPHVAKLDLWNTSGHTDFYRANMYAPIDIEGQEFQLKPMNCPFHITIYKTKMRSYRDLPIRWAELGTVYRYERSGVLHGLLRVRGFTQDDAHIFCRPDQLEKEIASILDFTVYILGAYGFTNYDIYLSTRPEKYVGSLENWDKATTALSNALKAKGLEFQVDPGEGVFYGPKIDIKIKDVLDRAWQCSTIQVDFNLPERFALSYTGEDGLQYQPIMLHRALMGSLERFFGILVEHYAGAFPVWIAPVQVKILPITDKQNVYAEELISLLKKENIRAEIDSRNEKIGFKIREAQMEKIPYMLIAGNREAEAGTVSLRHRRDGDKGALTITTAIEMIKKDIADRV
- a CDS encoding translation initiation factor IF-3 translates to MAEPKVRVNREIRVKEVRVIGPEGEQIGILPTYQAIKKAEEYGLDLVEVSPTAKPPVCRVMDFGKYKYEQAKKQHSARVHQRSMQLKEVKLRPYTDKHDLEIKIRNVRRFLEDKNKAKVTLSFRGREKAHTEIGRPIMEAFWEGVKDIGMIDSPVKMEGDNMIMIVSPKAEIVKAKKPQSAAGSSDVKTEAKASGAENINLEGRENEQDKT
- the rpmI gene encoding 50S ribosomal protein L35 is translated as MSKTKLKTHRGAAKRFKVTGTGKIVRRKASGSHLLTHKSSARKRVLKQAVIVDKANEDNMKKLLPYG
- the rplT gene encoding 50S ribosomal protein L20, with product MPRAKGGPKTRRRRKKVLKLAKGFWGGKHRLYRTATETVDKGLCYAYRDRRQKKRSFRALWIVRINAAIREHGLSYSKFIAGLKKAGITLDRKVLADLAVNDPAGFAKVVHTVVGVAA
- a CDS encoding ABC transporter permease, with translation MKFIEFLRVAFASILENSLRSFLTMLGIIIGVGSVILLVSMTAGFREYLVGQFMGIGTNLIIVSPGKTETKGIGHPGMEGVQKMSMDDAAAVRKNAYALEETSAVIVGTADVRYIERERSVMVIGTDEAFIKVINLNVDSGGFITKDDVDASRRVCTIGHTIKSELFGSKNPLGEIVKIGGSGFRVIGIMERKGAFMGTDDMDDIVYIPVTSAERVFNTDRLFGLRAKARSAVMVDEAKNQIASILKKRHNNKEDFTILTQSSLLSSLTSILKTLSAVLAGIAAISLVVGGIGIMNIMLVSVRERTHEVGIRKAVGATKKDILLQFLIESMVLSLIGGTIGILLAYAGGFILSKFVPQMTPVMEFWNIALATLFSACVGIFFGVYPAYRAANQEIIEALRHE
- a CDS encoding ABC transporter ATP-binding protein — translated: MIQIKDVKKVYGSGPVKVEALSKINLNVSGKEFMAIIGPSGSGKSTLMNIIGCIDRPTEGTYLLDDIDVSNFSDEELAHIRNKKIGFVFQMFNLLPSQTALENVQLPLLYSGINKKDRRERGLSMLQKMGLEGRWHHHPNELSGGECQRVAIARALINNPSIVLADEPTGNLDTKNGMEILNLFKRLNSDEGVTLIMVTHNPEIANEARRRIFIRDGMIEEDVSF
- a CDS encoding efflux RND transporter periplasmic adaptor subunit: MKTYIRRGIYVIILLVIIAAVVFYYSKQGIIKVKITRVKKGAIEKTITGVSSGTVEPLRRVKLQALLPLKIKKVNFKEGDRVKEGDVIIKLDDAELTIKLELQKAALTTAELRLHELEDQFNLSRQNHERTRKLYEGGAVPDSRFDEVKSQFSAAEKAFAIAKNAITEAKLSIRLTEEELEKTNIRAPFNGRISFLDATIGELPSYAGTEGGLISSQQNISAAQGLKPFCEVIDDSVIKVKVPFDEVDATKIRLGQTTRIVSDTAPDKIFRGKVIFISPVVSKTLEQNRTVDVEIAVNKDDKAHLPVGASVDGEIILHTQTDVLLIPTNTIVEKETKKFVYSIGKNIVRKIDIKAGISNWDSTQILEGLKEGEPVITSLDMEGIEDGKKVMIEEGK
- the amrB gene encoding AmmeMemoRadiSam system protein B, which produces MLRKPAVAGYFYQGTPEKLKEQVNKYVDDNIEKTRAIGILSPHAGLIYSGSAAGAVYSRLILPETFILIGPNHTGMGKSVSVFTEGSWEMPNGVVDIDEKLAENIISKSKYASEDYSAHIGEHSLEVQIPFLQHFIHQFKIVPITMMSTTLEVCKDIGNAISEAIKEAGKDVLIIASSDMTHYESAASAKEKDSMAIKEILSLDPLGLHEVITERYITMCGFAPAVSMLYASLNLGAKKANLVKYMNSGDVTGDYDSVVGYAGIIIS
- a CDS encoding adenosylcobalamin-dependent ribonucleoside-diphosphate reductase — encoded protein: MVSKLSKNALTILKRRYLRKNLQCKIVETPDGMFRRVAGHIAAADKIYNPKYPVHKTEKVFYNMMANLEFLPNSPTLMNAGKRSGQLAACFVIPVEDSLESIFEAVKITAIIHQTGGGTGFSFSRLRPKDDVVSSTGGVASGPVSFMKVFNTGTEVIKQGGTRRGANMGVLRIDHPDILDFIHSKETPSELTNFNISVAITDKFMKAVEMDKQFSLINPRTGKTVTRLMARDILRHIAMGAWNTGDPGVLFIDRINRLNPTKQFGDIEATNPCGEQPLHPYEACNLGSINLTKMLIRERRQNKIDFDKLEKTITNAVHFLDNVIDINHYPIPLIETATKANRRIGLGIMGFADMLIMMGIPYNSEDALKIAGDIMSFMQSVSKEKSKRLAEERGTFTNFDKSIYYKAGGPLQRNATTTTIAPTGTISIIAGCSSGIEPLYAVSFVREVLDKVKLFEINPVFKKMAKSKGFYNKELLSEISKSESIQHISSIPQDIRDLFVTAFDIPPARHIKIQAIFQRFTDNAVSKTINLPNTATVNDIEDAYLSAYRLGCKGVTVFRTGSRRKQVLSCVSSLYC